One Mycolicibacterium fortuitum subsp. fortuitum genomic window carries:
- a CDS encoding NAD(P)/FAD-dependent oxidoreductase — protein sequence MSATADVVIVGGGLEGAAAAWALSQRGVTDVTVLERNTVGSGMTGKSSGIVRCHYGVSSLAAMATVGLEVFEKAEQYFGTDIGFRQTGYVVGVGEPNVDNLRKSLAAQREVGVQTEEIDASEVAKLWPWADLEPFAAFGWEARGGYGDAYQTAQAFAVTARAAGVRIRQGANVSALMLDGDRVTGVELADGTRISAGTVVVATGAWTRPLLASYGVDVPIRVVREQIVTISPGVPIGAVPVFSDLVSLQYVRPELGGEILFGNSDLAQCELADPDDYLNRATDDFVDLTVDKVGTRFPGFGDAAITGSYAGCYDVTPDWNPVISTTGIENLIVAAGFSGHGFKIAPAVGKLVADLVTDGRSSDARIPEADFRLSRFAEDNLLKSRYPYVGAGEMR from the coding sequence GTGAGCGCCACCGCAGACGTCGTGATCGTCGGCGGTGGGCTGGAGGGAGCCGCGGCCGCCTGGGCGTTGAGTCAGCGCGGCGTCACCGATGTGACTGTGCTGGAGCGCAATACCGTCGGCTCCGGGATGACCGGGAAATCCAGCGGGATCGTGCGCTGCCACTACGGCGTCAGTTCACTGGCCGCCATGGCGACGGTCGGCCTCGAGGTGTTCGAGAAGGCCGAGCAGTACTTCGGTACCGACATCGGGTTCCGCCAGACCGGCTACGTCGTCGGTGTCGGGGAACCCAATGTCGACAATCTACGCAAGAGCCTGGCCGCCCAGCGGGAAGTCGGGGTGCAGACCGAGGAGATCGACGCTTCCGAGGTCGCCAAGCTGTGGCCGTGGGCTGACCTGGAACCTTTCGCGGCGTTCGGCTGGGAAGCCCGCGGCGGCTACGGCGACGCCTACCAGACGGCGCAGGCCTTCGCAGTGACGGCCAGGGCCGCCGGAGTGCGAATCCGGCAGGGAGCCAACGTGTCCGCGCTGATGCTCGACGGGGACCGGGTCACCGGCGTCGAACTGGCCGACGGTACAAGGATTTCGGCCGGCACCGTCGTCGTGGCCACCGGCGCCTGGACCCGGCCGTTGCTGGCCTCCTACGGCGTCGACGTGCCGATCCGGGTGGTTCGAGAGCAGATCGTCACCATCTCCCCCGGGGTGCCGATCGGAGCGGTACCCGTGTTTTCCGACCTGGTGTCCCTGCAATATGTGCGGCCCGAGTTGGGTGGCGAAATCCTGTTCGGCAACAGCGATCTGGCGCAGTGCGAGCTCGCCGACCCTGACGATTACCTGAATCGGGCCACCGACGACTTCGTCGACCTCACCGTCGACAAGGTCGGCACCCGGTTCCCCGGTTTCGGTGATGCGGCGATCACCGGTAGCTACGCGGGTTGCTACGACGTCACCCCGGACTGGAACCCGGTCATCTCCACGACCGGAATCGAGAACCTGATCGTGGCGGCCGGATTCAGCGGACACGGCTTCAAGATCGCCCCGGCGGTCGGCAAGCTCGTGGCCGACCTGGTGACCGACGGGCGCAGCTCCGACGCGCGGATACCCGAAGCAGATTTCCGGCTGTCACGGTTTGCAGAGGACAATCTGCTCAAGAGCCGGTACCCGTACGTCGGTGCCGGAGAGATGCGATAG